The following DNA comes from Flavobacterium sp. N3904.
TTTATAAACTGTTCCGCAAGCAAAAAAACCTGGATTACACCACAACCGATTTATTTTCACCATTGGCAGATGTAAAAGCGGACATTTGTAATTTACCTTTTGAAGACAATCAATACGACGTCATTCTTTGCAATCACGTTTTGGAACACATTCCGGATGACACCAAAGCCATGCAGGAATTGTACCGTGTTTTGAAACCGGGTGGAATGGCTATTTTACAAATTCCACAAGATTTAAAAAGAGCCGTAACCTTTGCTGATGATACGATTACCGACCAAAAAGAGCGTGCCAAAATATTCGGGCAATACGACCACGTACGTATTTATGGACGTGATTATTTTGATAAACTGAGAAGCATTGGTTTTACAGTTGTAGAGGAAGATTACACCAATAAAATAGCTCCCGAATTGGTAGAAAAATATTGTTTGGCAAAAGGCGAAATCATTCCTGTTTGTTTTAAATAATTATTTTACAATAAGTTAAAAACCATATAAATTCCACAAATTTACACAAATCAACAGGTGCAAATTTGTGGAATTTGTCTTTTAAAGAATCTAATTACAATCAAATACCCTTTTGCTTTTGGAAACTAAAAATTCCTTTCAGTTCTGCTTTGATATCAGTTTTGAAAAAAGACTAAATACCTATATTCCGACTGCTTATATTGTAGGCCATTCTGAAGCTATTACGTATTTAGACAAGAAAGCGAGTCCACAAGTTCTTGAAGGTTTTGATGTGAATGTTGAAAATTTAGATGCAAATACCAAAAAAGTTTTATCGCTTTGTGAATCACTCAAGCCCGAAGTCATTTTAAAAAAATTCGGCAAAAACCGTAAATCTGCCAAAACGATTGATGATTTACTCAAAGACTCTAAACTAGAATTTGGAATTCGGCAATTCATAAAAACGAATTTAGACCAATTTTACAATTTAGTTTGCCAAAATAATTTTCCGCTCTCGCTGAATCTGGGAAAAGAAAAAGATTTTCGCATTAGCCGAATTGACACTACTAATCCAAAATTGGAAACCAGTCTTCAATTTGACAAACACGAAAACGGAATTTCTTATACATTACTTTTAAAAGACGAAACAACAGCATTCTATCCTTCAAACACCGACATCACAATACTTTTGGACGAACCGGGTTGGCTGGTTGCTTACCATAAATTGCACCTTCTAAAAGACATCAACACCAAAAAAATCATTCCTTTTTTGAAAAAGAAGACCATCGAAATTCCTTCGAAAATGGTTTCTGAATACTTTGAAAAATTCATCAAGGATGTGGCAAAAAAAGCAGACATAAAAGCCACCGGATTTGCAGTCGAGCTAAAAGACAAAATCAAATCCTGTTCGCTTCAGTTGGCGCATGATTTTTTTAAAAACACCTATTATCTGAATCTTTTATTCGACTATGACGGCTTTAGTTTTGATAATAGCAAAACCAAGAAAATCCATTCCGAAATTGACACCCGCAATTTGGATGAAATCAAAGTGATTCAATATAAAAGAACAGCAGCCGAAGAAGCATCATTTGAAAACAAATTGCATGAAATCGGCTTTATAAAAACGGAAACTGGGCTTTTCGAGCTTTCTCCAAAAACAGGAAAACAAGACACTTACGCAACTATTCAATGGGTTATAGAAAACCAAGAAGTTCTTGAATCTTTAGGTTTTTCTACAGAAAATCTGAAAATCGACAGTAAGAAAATCGACACTCATAAAGTGGCAATTCAATTTTCGAATGAAGTCAAAAGCGATTGGTTTGACATCAAAATGGCAGTCGTTTGTGAAGCATTTCAATTTAATTTTAACGAAATTGTTCCAAATATAAAAAATCGAAACCGACTCTTTCTTTTGCCAAACGGCAACTATTTTTTGATTCCGATTGAATGGATGACACTTTACGGACCAATGTCAAAATTGGCGAAAGTACAAAACGGAAATCTTACGTTTCCTAAAAGTAATTTTGCTGTTTTAGAAGGAATTCCAGAACTTAAAGATTCAATAAATTTAAAAGGAGACATCGAATATCAACCTTCCTCATTGGTAAAAGCCACTTTAAGACCTTACCAAATTGAAGGAGTCAAATGGCTTTTGGAACATTACAACAATGGTTTAGGCGCTTGTTTGGCGGATGATATGGGATTGGGAAAAACATTGCAAACCTTGACTACATTGGTTGCCGTTCAGGAGCAATTGGATTTTGAAAAAGCCGAAGATATTCAACTCGATTTGTTTGGCAACGAAATACCTGTACCAAAAGAGTACCTGAAAGCATTGATAGTTCTACCTTCGCCATTGGTTTTTAATTGGTACAACGAAGCCCGGAAATTCACACCGCATTTCCGCAGAGTGCAATACATTGGCAGCGACCGTAAACTGCTCTCGAAAAAATTAGAAAAATACGATGTGATTTTTACCAGTTATGCGGTCGTTTCCAGAGACATTTCGATTTTGGAAAAATACAATTTCAGGTATTTGATTTTGGACGAAAGTCAATACATCAAAAACAAGAATTCTAAAATTTTCAAGGCTATCAATCAAGTAAAAGCCAGTCATAAAATATCATTGAGTGGAACTCCCATAGAAAACTCACTCGATGATTTATGGTCACAAATGCAATTTATCAATCCGAATATATTGGGAAGTTATGCGTTTTTTGCAGAAAATTATAAATTCCCAATAGAGAAAAAGCAAGACGAAAACAGTTTATTGGAACTGAAAAATCTTATCAGCCCATTTATTTTACGACGCACCAAAGAACAGGTTTTAAAAGACTTGCCGGAACTCTCTGAACAGATTTTCTATTGTGAAATGGAACCCGAACAAGAGAAATTGTACGAAGAAGAAAAATCAAAAGCCCGAAACTCGTTATTAAAAACAGATGGTTCTGGATTAGATAAAATCAACATCATTAATACATTGATGCGTTTGAGACAATTGAGCAATCACCCGAAAATGATTGATTCCAAATCGGAAATGGATTCGGGAAAATACATTGCTGCGACTCGCTATTTGGAGACTTTGGTGCAATCCAACCAAAAAACGATTGTTTTCAGTTCGTTTGTGTCCAATTTGAATTTTTACAAAACCTGGTGCCACGAAAACATAATCGATTTTTGCGAACTAACTGGAGAAACTCCTTTAAAAGAAAGAGAATACCAAGTCAGTCGTTTCCAAGAACAGGAAAAACCATTGTTGTTTTTTATTTCTTTGAAAGCGGGTGGCGTTGGTCTCAACATTACTAAAGCATCTTATGTTTTGTTTCTGGATCCTTGGTGGAATCCCTTTTCGGAAAAACAGGGAATTGGCCGTGCGCATCGCATTGGACAACTAAATAAAGTAAATGTGATTCGGTTTATCACCAAAAATACCGTTGAAGAAAAAATCATTCGGTTACAGGAAAGCAAAAAATTATTGGCTGATTCGCTTTTGGATGAAAATTATATGAGTGCAGAAATTGAGGAGAATTTAGATTTTATATTGGAATAACCAAATCCTCATCCATCAAATATATCCTTATAATTTCCGTTTATTTGTATATTTACAATTCATGAACGATAACTCCATAATGAAATCAATAGCTGTTTTACTTTTTTCTTTCTTTTGTCTAACTGCTACCGCACAAGTAGAAACTGAAATTGCACCTCCGTTTAACATTAAAACCGTTTCTTTTGTTCAGAACAGCAATAATGTAGTACCTATATTTAAACTTGGTGACGCGTTTCAATTTCAATTTGATGACTTATTTGGTACCGAGACCGATTATTATTACGAAATCACCCATTGTGACTATAATTGGATTCCTTCCGATATTCCAAAAAGTGATTATTTACAAGGGTTTGATAGTCAAAAAATTCAAGATTACAGTAATTCCTTTAATACTTTACAGATATATTCCCATTATAGTTTAACACTCCCGAATCAATTTTCCCGATTATTATTAAGCGGAAATTATATTCTTAAAATTTTAAATTCTGATAAAGAAGTTGTCCTGACAAGAAAATTTGTTCTCTATGAAGATCTTGTTTCAATTTCTTTAAAAACAAAAAAGCCCCGTACCGTTAACTTTTTAGATACCAAACACAACTTAGAATTTGAAATCAAATCCGATCAGATTGTATTTCAAAACCCCATGCAAAATCTAAAAATTGTATTACTCCAAAACGGCAAATTAAATACTGCCTTAAAAAACATTGCTCCACAGTATGTAATAGGAAATACTTTTGTCTATAAATATGATAAAGAAACCCAGTTTTGGGCGGGAAACGAATTTTTGTATTTTGAAACCAAAGACATTAAAAATGCCAACAATTATGTGAGTTACGTTAACTCTGACAATGAAATTTACAACACTCATTTGTATACCAATAATGATCGGGCGAATTTACCCTACTCCAATTTTACAGATATCAATGGAAATTTCAAAGAACTCAATATAAATGGAACCAATTACAAGATTGAAGCCGATTACTCTTGGGTTTATTTTAGTCTGTCTGCTCCTATTGCAGCATCAAGTTCTTCTATTTACGTTGTCGGAATGTTTAATAATTACAGCACTTCGCCTGAATACAAAATGGATTACAATTCAAAAAACGGACTATACGAAAAAGCGCTTCTAATCAAACAAGGATTTGTAAATTATCAATATCTTATGGTCAATAACAAAGGAGTGATTGACCAAGAAAACGCAATTGATGGTAACTTTTACCAAACCGAAAATGAATATACTGTTTTGGTTTATTATAAAGGAAATGCCGATCGCTATGAAAAAGTAATCGGTTATGAGGTTGCAAATTCAATAAACATAACAAATTAGCAAAAGATTGGGAATAAAAATTTAGAGACACTACTATTTTTTTTTGTAAATTTGGCGACATATAGTACTTAATTAGCTATTAATCATGGTTTCACAAATAACAAGAGGCATAAAAATTTCCGTTTTGACTAGTTTTGAAGGTACGTACTTCAAAAACTACAAGATTCATTTTGCCTTTAGTTATGAGATTACCATAGAAAACCATAGCAAAGATTCGGTGCAATTAACTTCTCGCCATTGGGAAATTTATGATTCTTTGAATGATTTAGAATTTGTGGATGGTGAAGGCGTAATTGGCAAAAAACCAGTTCTAAAACCTGGCGAACAACACACCTATAGTTCAGGTTGTTTGTTATCCTCTCCTTACGGAGCGATGAAAGGATATTTCAACATGATTAATTTTACTTCTACCAAATCTTTCAAAGTTATTGTGCCTACTTTCAGAATGTGTGCGCCCTTTGCATTGAATTAATTTGACTTTAATTATGACATTTTTATCATAATTTAAAACTTTCCTTTGTACTTTTGCATCAAATTTCTAATTGTTTACATTTAATTATAAAGATATGCTAAAAGGATTTTTCAATGTACCCAAAGCGGTAAATGAGCCTGTAAAAAGTTACGCTCCCAATTCACCAGAAAAAGCAGCAGTTCTGGCGGCTTACAAAACCATGTGGAATTCTAAAATTGACGTGCCATTGTATATTGGCAGCGAAGAAATTAGAACTGGCAATACCAAAAACATGACAGCTCCTCATGATCACCAACATATTGTAGGAACTTATCATCAGGCTGAAAAATCACATGTTGAAAAAGCGATTGCTAATGCTCTTGAATCAAGAACAGCATGGGCAAATATGGCTTGGGAACAGCGCGCTGCTATTTTCTTGAAAGCAGCCGAATTGATTGCAGGTCCTTACAGAGCAAGAATAAATGCCGCAACAATGATTGCGCAATCCAAAAATATATTTCAGGCAGAAATTGATGCTTCTTGCGAATTGATTGACTTCTTGCGTTTCAACGTTGAATTCATGTCGCAAATTTATGCAGATCAACCAAAATCTACTTCAGATATGTGGAATCGTTTAGAATATAGACCACTTGAAGGTTTTGTCTATGCAATCACACCTTTCAACTTTACAGCTATTGCTGCCAATCTTCCAGCCAGTGCTGCCATGATGGGAAATGTAGTAATCTGGAAACCAAGTGACAGCCAAGTATTCTCTGCAAAAATCATAATCGATGTATTCAAAGAAGCAGGAGTTCCTGATGGCGTTATTAATGTCGTTTTTGGAGATGCTTTGATGATTACCGATACCGTTTTGGCCAGTCGTGATTTTGCCGGAATTCATTTTACAGGATCAACACATGTTTTTAAAGACATTTGGTCAAAAATTGGAACCAACATACACCACTACAAAACGTATCCAAGAATTGTTGGAGAAACTGGTGGTAAAGATTTCATCA
Coding sequences within:
- the apaG gene encoding Co2+/Mg2+ efflux protein ApaG — protein: MVSQITRGIKISVLTSFEGTYFKNYKIHFAFSYEITIENHSKDSVQLTSRHWEIYDSLNDLEFVDGEGVIGKKPVLKPGEQHTYSSGCLLSSPYGAMKGYFNMINFTSTKSFKVIVPTFRMCAPFALN
- a CDS encoding class I SAM-dependent methyltransferase encodes the protein MKKLFKLILNTIPRPLLIRLSYVARPIIAFTLKGNNFTDPIDGKSFKSMLPYGYETQRNNVLSPSTLSLERHRLLWLYLNEQTDFFTAPKKVLHFAPEQAFYKLFRKQKNLDYTTTDLFSPLADVKADICNLPFEDNQYDVILCNHVLEHIPDDTKAMQELYRVLKPGGMAILQIPQDLKRAVTFADDTITDQKERAKIFGQYDHVRIYGRDYFDKLRSIGFTVVEEDYTNKIAPELVEKYCLAKGEIIPVCFK
- a CDS encoding DUF5103 domain-containing protein; this translates as MNDNSIMKSIAVLLFSFFCLTATAQVETEIAPPFNIKTVSFVQNSNNVVPIFKLGDAFQFQFDDLFGTETDYYYEITHCDYNWIPSDIPKSDYLQGFDSQKIQDYSNSFNTLQIYSHYSLTLPNQFSRLLLSGNYILKILNSDKEVVLTRKFVLYEDLVSISLKTKKPRTVNFLDTKHNLEFEIKSDQIVFQNPMQNLKIVLLQNGKLNTALKNIAPQYVIGNTFVYKYDKETQFWAGNEFLYFETKDIKNANNYVSYVNSDNEIYNTHLYTNNDRANLPYSNFTDINGNFKELNINGTNYKIEADYSWVYFSLSAPIAASSSSIYVVGMFNNYSTSPEYKMDYNSKNGLYEKALLIKQGFVNYQYLMVNNKGVIDQENAIDGNFYQTENEYTVLVYYKGNADRYEKVIGYEVANSINITN
- the pruA gene encoding L-glutamate gamma-semialdehyde dehydrogenase, with the translated sequence MLKGFFNVPKAVNEPVKSYAPNSPEKAAVLAAYKTMWNSKIDVPLYIGSEEIRTGNTKNMTAPHDHQHIVGTYHQAEKSHVEKAIANALESRTAWANMAWEQRAAIFLKAAELIAGPYRARINAATMIAQSKNIFQAEIDASCELIDFLRFNVEFMSQIYADQPKSTSDMWNRLEYRPLEGFVYAITPFNFTAIAANLPASAAMMGNVVIWKPSDSQVFSAKIIIDVFKEAGVPDGVINVVFGDALMITDTVLASRDFAGIHFTGSTHVFKDIWSKIGTNIHHYKTYPRIVGETGGKDFIIAHPSANVKQVATGIVRGAFEYQGQKCSAASRAYVPQSLWPALKEQLITDTKSMKIGSPEDFGNFITAVIHEGSFDKLAGFIDQAKKDADAEIIVGGNYDKSVGYFIEPTIIVTTDPQYTTMSTELFGPVMTIFVYEDAKWSETLKLVDTTSEYALTGAVFSQDRYAIEEATTALQNAAGNFYINDKPTGAIVGMQPFGGARASGTNDKAGSALNLLRWASPRTIKETFVTPTDYRYPFLGE
- a CDS encoding DEAD/DEAH box helicase, with amino-acid sequence METKNSFQFCFDISFEKRLNTYIPTAYIVGHSEAITYLDKKASPQVLEGFDVNVENLDANTKKVLSLCESLKPEVILKKFGKNRKSAKTIDDLLKDSKLEFGIRQFIKTNLDQFYNLVCQNNFPLSLNLGKEKDFRISRIDTTNPKLETSLQFDKHENGISYTLLLKDETTAFYPSNTDITILLDEPGWLVAYHKLHLLKDINTKKIIPFLKKKTIEIPSKMVSEYFEKFIKDVAKKADIKATGFAVELKDKIKSCSLQLAHDFFKNTYYLNLLFDYDGFSFDNSKTKKIHSEIDTRNLDEIKVIQYKRTAAEEASFENKLHEIGFIKTETGLFELSPKTGKQDTYATIQWVIENQEVLESLGFSTENLKIDSKKIDTHKVAIQFSNEVKSDWFDIKMAVVCEAFQFNFNEIVPNIKNRNRLFLLPNGNYFLIPIEWMTLYGPMSKLAKVQNGNLTFPKSNFAVLEGIPELKDSINLKGDIEYQPSSLVKATLRPYQIEGVKWLLEHYNNGLGACLADDMGLGKTLQTLTTLVAVQEQLDFEKAEDIQLDLFGNEIPVPKEYLKALIVLPSPLVFNWYNEARKFTPHFRRVQYIGSDRKLLSKKLEKYDVIFTSYAVVSRDISILEKYNFRYLILDESQYIKNKNSKIFKAINQVKASHKISLSGTPIENSLDDLWSQMQFINPNILGSYAFFAENYKFPIEKKQDENSLLELKNLISPFILRRTKEQVLKDLPELSEQIFYCEMEPEQEKLYEEEKSKARNSLLKTDGSGLDKINIINTLMRLRQLSNHPKMIDSKSEMDSGKYIAATRYLETLVQSNQKTIVFSSFVSNLNFYKTWCHENIIDFCELTGETPLKEREYQVSRFQEQEKPLLFFISLKAGGVGLNITKASYVLFLDPWWNPFSEKQGIGRAHRIGQLNKVNVIRFITKNTVEEKIIRLQESKKLLADSLLDENYMSAEIEENLDFILE